The bacterium genomic interval TCGTGTTCGGCTGATCGGCGTCTCGCTCGCCGATTTCGACCGCGAAGGACTCTCAGGGTGCGCCCGCGCCACAGCCCGACTTCGCGCCCCGAGTCCTCCGGCCGCGAGCAATGCGAGCGCGCCGCCGACGAGCCCGAGGCCGGGAACGTTCGCGGGCGGTTCGAACGCCAGCTCGAACTCCGTTCGCACGGCCGAGGAGTAGCGAAACTCGTCCAGCTCACCGCCGAGAGCGCGCGTGCTCCCGAGGAGCGTATAGCCGATGAGGATGTCGCCGTTGGCTGCGCCGTCGAAGGGCGTGACGTCCGCCAGACCGGACACGGTCGTGAGCAGCGTGCCCGGTCGAAGCGGATCCGAACCCGCATCCGTCTCCGCGTCGAGGTAGAAGCGGGCGACGCCGTCGTCCAGACCCGGCGCGTTTCCCTCGTACGTGACGGCGACGTGGTACCACACGTCCGGTAGGAGCGTCGGAAGCACGTCCGAGAACACCTGCTCCGCCCCACCCGACGAGAAGTAGAGCAATCGGAGCCGCGTTTCTCCGCTCGGAGATTCCTCGACGAACTGAAGCTGGACCAGCTCGTTGAAGGAGGTGGGCGGCCCGGCCACGGAGTCACTCGTGTGCACGGTGAAGACGGTCGCCTGTCCCCCCGCGTCCGGCGCCACGTTGCGCACCCAGGCCTCGGCGGTGAACTCGTCGACCGCGATGAGCGACGCGTCGGTCACGTCGGACGTGTAGCCGCGAAAGGTGCGATAGGCGTCGGTGGCCGTCAGGGCGCGGCCCAGACCGGACGGTCCCGGTGTGCCGAGAAAGGGGCTCGAACCCCCGCTGTTTCTCAGATCGAGCTGATTCGTCGATTCGTCGACCACGTAGAAGGGATCGCCGGGGTCGCTGATCGAACCGATCGGCTCTTCGAACGAATACAGCAGATCCGTGTCCGGGTCCGCGACATAGGGACGCACCTCTGCGTGGACCGCCGCCGTCCAGCCGAAGCTCGCGGTCATCACGAGACACGCCACCCTCGCCCGGGTGTGGCGCCCGGCAAGCAGCTCGTTGCCCATGGTCTGCACCCTCGACCGCATGGCGCCCAGCCGCGCCGCGTGCCTCATGATCCGCCGCCCGCTTGCTCTCGTGGAATTCCGCATCGTCCCGCGCTCCCTCGCCACCCCCGAGGGTGGCTCACCGCCGGCGGACGCTTCGTTCGTTCGGTGTCCGCCGCCGTCTCGACGCTGTCAGATTATTCGGGGAGTCCTGGCGCTGCTTGGCGGAAACGTGGGGATCCGCTGGTTCTTGCGCATCGACGACCAGAACGCGCCCTGGATTCGGTCCACCCCGGGGTGGCTCGACTTTCTATACTGGCGTCATGTCGTCGCCGTCGAGCGAGCTGCGCGCCTCACCGCCCCTCCGCCTGAAGCTCGGGGCCTCGGGCGAGTTCGTCCTCGACCTGCAGAATCTCGAGCTGCGACGGGGGGACGAGGCCGTCGCCCTCGAGCCGCGCCCCTTCGAGCTGCTCGTCTATCTCGTGCAGCATCGGGATCGGCTGATCGCCAAGGACGAGCTGCTCGACTGCGTCTGGCCGGGGGTAGCGGTCTCCGACACTGCCCTCTCTACCGCCCTCAAGCACGTGCGTCGGGCGCTCGGGGATCGCGGCAGCGACCCGCACTGGATCGAGTCGCGCAGGGGCCGCGGCTATCGCTTCGTCGCGCCGGCGGCGGCGCTCGGCAGCGCGGACGACGAGACCCCCACCGTGGATCGCGATCGGTCGTTCGGGCGGAAACCCGAGCTCGAGACGCTTCACGCGGCCATGCGCTCGGCGGTCGACGGTCAGGGGCGGATGGTGCTGCTCTCGGGCGAGCCGGGGATCGGCAAATCGTTCCTCATCGAGCGCCTGCTCGAAGCCACCCCGTCCGAGGACATTCATCTCCTGCGCGGCTGGGGGCGAACCGGCCTCGAGGAGCGGCCCCTGTCATTCTGGGAGCCGATCGCGCGAGCCGATCTCGCAATCGACCGGGAAGCCGGTGACACCGCGTCCGCGGCTGCGCGGGACGCGCTCGAGCAACTCGTCTCGGGGCAGCTCGACCCGGACGATCTCGCGAGCCGGAACGCGGTGGAGACCGCGCTCGTCGAGGCCGTGCAGCGCTTCGCCCGGCGTCGACCGACGGTATTGGTCTTCGAGGACGTCGATCTCGTCGACCGCGTCTCCCTTCGCGTGCTCGAGCGGATCCTGCCCGAGCTGCCCGACGGCTCCTGCCTGGTGATCGGCACGCTGCGGACGTCGCGTCCGCGCGCTTCGGATCCGATCGCTTCCACCCTCGCGAACCTCCACCGTCATCCGTGGTGCGCACTGCTACGCCTCGACGGACTCGACGCCGATGCGATCCGGACGTTGGCGGAGCCTCTCGGCCTCGAGTCGCCGAGCGAAGCGCTCGTCGATCGGCTGCGAGAGCGGACCGCCGGCAATCCCTTCCAGCTTGGCGCGCTGATCTCGGATCCGCGCGGTCTCGCCGTCGCGCTCGAGGACCAGACGCCGCCCGACGCGGTCCGAGACGAAGTGCGCGGTCGACTGGCCTCGCTCGGACCCGCCCGAACCGAGATCCTCGGCGCCGCCGCGACGGGGAGTGAATCGGTGGGGGCGGAGTACGTCGCGTTCGCCGCCAAGTGTCCCGTCGACGCGGCAAGGGATTCGCTCGCCGCGGCGGATCGCTCCCTGCTCGGCCGCCTCGCGCCGGACGGCGACTTCCTCTTCGCGTCGCCGCTCGTGCGGGAAGCGATCTACGCCGAGCTGCCCCCGGATCGCCGCGTCGAGATCCACCGCCGCGTGGGTCACCACCTCGAGGACCCGTCCGCGGACACCGACCCGCTCGCTTGGATGCAGGACGGGGACGACCAGAGTCAGGACTGGCGCGACACCTCTTTCCTGCACGTGCGACGGGGCTTCGACGCGCTGGGTCACCTCGACGACGGTCGCACACGAGACCAGTTCGAGATCGAGCTGCACATGACGCTGGCGCGCGCCATGGCCCGCTCCCAGGGCTGGGGCGGCGAGACCCTCGCCGCCTGGCAGCGAGCGGGAGAGCTCTGTGCGCGCCACGGGGAGGCGCGGCGCGAGGGCATCGTCCGCTTCGGTCTCGCGGCCGGCCTGCTGAGCCTCGGGCGGATGGAAGAGGCCCTGCACCGCTACGACGAGATCCTGGTGCTGGGAGACCGCGCGGACGACCGCATGCTCCAGGTGGCGGGCTGCGTGCGGGCGGGTCCGCTGCTCTATCTCGGCCGCGCCGCGGAGAGCGTCGCCAACGCGCGGAACGGCCTCGGGCTGGTCCTCCCGAGCGACGATTTCGGCGCGTCGGGATTCTCCGAGGACTGTCATGTGACCCTGCGACAGTGGCTCGGATGGTCGTCGTGGTTCACGGGAGAGACCGACGCCGGCCGGGCAGCGCTCGCCGAGGCGGTCGCGCTCGCGCGGGGCCGTGACTCCTTCGCACTCGCCTACTCCCTGATGTGGAGCGCCGTCTTCGAGGTGCTCTGCGAGCAATGGCAGGCCGCCGCTCGACTCGCGAGCGAGTCTCTCGAGGTCGCGACGAGCGAGCGCTACGCGGTCGTCGACTCCGTGGCGCGGATGGTGGTCGCCATGACGGAAGGCATGTGCGGAGACGCCGCGCAGGCGGCACGATCCGCGCAGGTCTTCGCGGCCGCGCTCGGGGGGATGGGCGACTCCGGGAACCGGTCCGGCGCGCCCCTGATGATGGCCTGCCTCGCCCGCGTGCAGATCCGGGCCGGCCTCGACGACGATGCGTCCCGGACGATCGCGCTCGGCCTCGCGCTCGCGAAGGAGACCGGACGTTTCGTCGACGCCGAGCTGCTGCGGCTCGATGCCGAGCTGGCGGAACGGCGCGGCGAGCCGTCGGCCGGTCGGGACCGACTCGAACAGGCGCTCGCGCTCGCACAGGCGCAGGGGGCGGTGGCGCTCGAACGACGGGTCGCGGCCTCGATGCGTGCAAGCGAGAGCCGGGCGTAGCCACACGACGCGGTGGCGAACGACCGATTCGAGCTGCGTTTCGGGCAACGGTGACACGAGGCAGTTCGTCCGGAATGCCTGCCGGGCCGAGCAGGTCGCATGCGGGGAACCGGCCGCCACGAAGGGGTGGGGGCGTGCCTCCCCGCTTCGGGAGTTTCGATCGAGATCTCGCGCCGTCTCCTTCTCTCTGGCGGTGCTTGCGCGTCTTCCGGTCGCGCGCATCGTCGTCCTCGCGCCAGTGAGGTCGGCGATCGTCACCCCGTCGGCAATCACCGCCAGCGCGCAAACGCCGCGAGCAGGAGCGCGCCGGCGACGAGCAGGGATCCGGTCCCGGGCTCGGGCAGATCCACGACGCGCGGGAGTGCGCCCGGCCCGGGACCGCGGCGGAGCGCGACCTGCGTTCCCACGTACTCCGCGACTGTGCCGTCGGCGAGCGGGCGGATCCGCAAGGCGATCGGGTCCGCGGCGCTCGCTGCGGCGCCGAGCGTGGCGATGACGAAGAACCGACCGCCGGCGCCGGCGGCGAGTCGCGCCTCGGGCGCTCCGTCGTCGAGCGCGATCGTCTGGACGCCGTTCACCAGAGAGAACGCGACGACGTCCCCGACCCGGGCGTCGAGGCCGACCTCGAAGGCGCCCGAGCCGTCGTCGCGGTAGACGTCGAGGCGATCGATCAGCGCGCTCGCTTCGGCGACGGTGAGCGCCGGCGTCGGCTCGACGTCCACGCTCGTTCGCGGAGCACGCTCGAGCCGCAGCGCGATCGAAGCGACCTCGAGGTCGGGATCGCCGGCCTCTCCCTCGTGCTGGAAGTCGAGGGTGAGCAGCTCGATCACCTCGGCGTCTCCGGCGGTCGCGGGCGCCACGTTCGTCGTCGCCATCGAGTACTGGCCGGCTCGACTCGGCCTCCAACGGATCCCCCTGTCGAGCGGGGGCGCCGCGTAGATCAGGTCGGGGTTGCCGTCCCGGTCGAGGTCGGTCGAGGCGATCGCCTCGACGCCGCCCGCGTTGCGCGTGAGCTCCTCAGCGGGTGCGAAGCTGCCGAGGCCGTCGGTGTTCTCGAGCCAGGAGACCGTGCCGCTCGCGCTCGAGGACACCAGCAGATCGAGGTCGCCGTCGACGTCGAAGTCGGTCGCGACGAGCTGGCCGGCAGCGCCCGCGATCGGCGTGATCGACTGCGCCGGTCCGAAGGTCGCCTGTCCGTCCGTGTTCTCGTACCACGCCAGCTCCGTCGAGCCCGTCGCGGCGACGTCGGGGTCGCCGTCGCCGTCGAAATCGGCGACGGCGAGCGCCCAGGCCTCGTCGAGGTTGGTCGTCACCGTGCGAATCCCGAAGCCGCCCAGGCCGTCGATGTTCTCGTACCAGTCGACCGTGTCGTCGTCGGGCGACGTCGAGAGCACGTCGAGGTCGCCGTCGCCGTCGAGGTCCGCCGCTGCGACGGTTCGGACCGACCCGGCGCCGCCCGAGATGACCCGTCGGACACCGAAGCTGCCGAGCCCGTCCGTGTTTTCGTACCAGGCCACCACGTCGTCCAGGGCGGATCCGACGATCACGTCGACGTCGCCGTCACGATCGACGTCCGCAGGCTCGAGCGTTCGCGCGCCGTCCGCGACCGTCGTCACGACCTGCGGCGACGTGTCATAGAGCCGGGATCCGGCGATGTTCTCGTACCAGACGACCGTGTCGTCGTCGGCCGTCGCGGCGAGGAAGTCGAGGTCGCCGTCGCCGTCGATGTCGGCCGCTCGCACGGCGCTCGGGCCGAAAGCCGTGAACGTCAGGGTCTCGCCGGTCCAGCTCCAGTCCTCGCCCTGCGGGTTGCCGTACCAACGTAGGGTGCCCCCCAGTGTGGACGCGGTGAGCACGTCGTCGTCGCCGTCGCCATCGAGGTCGCCGATGTCGAGCGCGTCGGTCGGCAGGCTCTGCGAGCCGGCGATCGTCGGAGCCCGGATCGCGGGCGATTCGGTTTCGCGGATCTCGTACCAGGCGAGCTCGGAGTAGGCGTCGGCGCCGCTTCCGAGCTGGAACGCCGTGAGGGCGTCGATGTCGCCGTCGCCGTCCATGTCGGCCGGAAAGGCGGCGTTGCGTCCCTGGCGGCCCCCTTCGACGACGCGCGCCTCCGCGAACGAGCCCAGGCCGTCGACGTTCTCGAACCAGATCGCGGCACCGTTGGACTCACGGGTCGCGAGGAAGTCGACGTCCCCATCCGCGTCCAGGTCCGCAGCCTCGAGACCCGTGACGGCAAAGGTGGGGCCGTCGCCCGGGGTGACCGGATGGGTCGCGCCGAACGTGCCCTGACCGTCGGTGTTCTCGTGCCAGTCGACCCTGCCCGGCGACGTGATGCTGAGCGAAGCGACGTCGAGGTCCCCGTCGCCATCGTAGTCGGCGGCGAGCCCGAACAGCACACTGACGATCGCGCCGGGCGACACCGGTTGGGGCGCGCCGAAGCTCCCTTCGCTGTCGGTGTTCTCGTACCAGAAGAGCTCGGTCGGTCCGCCGAATCCCGGGTAGTGGCTCGCGATCACGTCGAGGTCGCCGTCGGCGTCGAGATCGGCACAGGAGGGGCCGCCGGTTCCCCAGTGCCCTCCGGCGCTGCTCGTGATGATCCGCTGGACCCAGGCCCCCCCGGCGAAGTCCGCGTTCTCGTACCAGTAGATCGTCTGCGCGTTCGAGGACGCGACGACATCGACGTCCGTGTCGCCGTCGAGGTCGGCGGCGCAGACCCGATTCGTGTGGGGAACGAGATCCGAGACCGTCCGGACCGAGCCGAAGGTGCCCGCGCCGTCCTCGTTCTCGTACCAGAGGATCTCGCCCGAGGGCTGGAGCGTCGCGAGCAGGTCGAGGTCACGGTCGAGATCCATGTCGACCACGACGACGTGGGCGAACAGCTCTTGTGCCGCTGTCGTCGCGACGGCCTGCTCGACGCCCATCCCGCCGCGGCCGTCGAGGTTGGGGTACCAGGCGAGCGTGGATCGAAGCTCGTTGGTGGAAGGGTCGCGATATCTGCGAACGACGACGCCGTCGGTGTCGCCGTCCGCGTCCAGGTCGCCCGCCGCGAGCCGAACGCCTTCGGAGAACGACTTCGGATCCCACCGCTCGCCCGCTCGCCCGAACGCCACGCGGCGGCCGATCGATTCGTTGGCCAGCCACACGACGTCGCCGCCGAGTCGGGCCGAGCCGAGCACGTCCGCGTCGCCGTCGCCGTCGAGGTCGGCCACGCGCACGTCGATCGCGCCGTCGACGGCGGTCGAGAGGACGAGCGGTCCCGCGAAGGTGCCGTCGCCGTCGGTGTTCTCGAACCACGCGAGGCGGTCCTGACCGAACTCGGCGGCGACCAGGTCGAGGTCTCCGTCCTGGTCCAGATCGGCGGCCATGGCGGACTGCGGCGCGAGGCTCCCGGGCATGCTCTGCGCGGTACCGAAGCTGCCGTCGCCGTCGAGATTCTCGTACCACGCCAGCCGATCGCCCGAGCCGGCGCTGCCCACGGCGTCCAGATCGCCGTCCCCGTCCACGTCGACGGCGCCCACCGCGCGCGCCGAGTTCGCCCCGGTCGTGATCGTCCCGCCCAGCGCGAAGCTGCCCGCCCCGTCGAGGTTCTCGTACCAGGCGTGGGTAGCGTCCTGGGACGACGAGACCAGCACGTCGAGGTCGCCGTCGCCGTCCACGTCCGCGGGCTCGGCCCAGATCGGATCATTCGGACCCGAGGCGACCGGCACGCCGGCCGCGAAGTTGCCGAGACCGTCGGTATTCGCATACCA includes:
- a CDS encoding LamG domain-containing protein, with the translated sequence MGNELLAGRHTRARVACLVMTASFGWTAAVHAEVRPYVADPDTDLLYSFEEPIGSISDPGDPFYVVDESTNQLDLRNSGGSSPFLGTPGPSGLGRALTATDAYRTFRGYTSDVTDASLIAVDEFTAEAWVRNVAPDAGGQATVFTVHTSDSVAGPPTSFNELVQLQFVEESPSGETRLRLLYFSSGGAEQVFSDVLPTLLPDVWYHVAVTYEGNAPGLDDGVARFYLDAETDAGSDPLRPGTLLTTVSGLADVTPFDGAANGDILIGYTLLGSTRALGGELDEFRYSSAVRTEFELAFEPPANVPGLGLVGGALALLAAGGLGARSRAVARAHPESPSRSKSASETPISRTRSRPAHPDARDPAWSGRR
- a CDS encoding AAA family ATPase gives rise to the protein MSSPSSELRASPPLRLKLGASGEFVLDLQNLELRRGDEAVALEPRPFELLVYLVQHRDRLIAKDELLDCVWPGVAVSDTALSTALKHVRRALGDRGSDPHWIESRRGRGYRFVAPAAALGSADDETPTVDRDRSFGRKPELETLHAAMRSAVDGQGRMVLLSGEPGIGKSFLIERLLEATPSEDIHLLRGWGRTGLEERPLSFWEPIARADLAIDREAGDTASAAARDALEQLVSGQLDPDDLASRNAVETALVEAVQRFARRRPTVLVFEDVDLVDRVSLRVLERILPELPDGSCLVIGTLRTSRPRASDPIASTLANLHRHPWCALLRLDGLDADAIRTLAEPLGLESPSEALVDRLRERTAGNPFQLGALISDPRGLAVALEDQTPPDAVRDEVRGRLASLGPARTEILGAAATGSESVGAEYVAFAAKCPVDAARDSLAAADRSLLGRLAPDGDFLFASPLVREAIYAELPPDRRVEIHRRVGHHLEDPSADTDPLAWMQDGDDQSQDWRDTSFLHVRRGFDALGHLDDGRTRDQFEIELHMTLARAMARSQGWGGETLAAWQRAGELCARHGEARREGIVRFGLAAGLLSLGRMEEALHRYDEILVLGDRADDRMLQVAGCVRAGPLLYLGRAAESVANARNGLGLVLPSDDFGASGFSEDCHVTLRQWLGWSSWFTGETDAGRAALAEAVALARGRDSFALAYSLMWSAVFEVLCEQWQAAARLASESLEVATSERYAVVDSVARMVVAMTEGMCGDAAQAARSAQVFAAALGGMGDSGNRSGAPLMMACLARVQIRAGLDDDASRTIALGLALAKETGRFVDAELLRLDAELAERRGEPSAGRDRLEQALALAQAQGAVALERRVAASMRASESRA
- a CDS encoding VCBS repeat-containing protein, which codes for MPRFYRVHTIFFVLALPLGLLGLGPQGVAAATVFGGDQSITATATQPAQAVPADLDGDGDLDVLTTASGDDTVAWFENVDGAGLFGPERALSALADGAWGVAAADLDGDGDLDVLVGAEIADTVLWYENTDGDGTFGPAQTVVASVNGPRFVAAADVDGDGDLDVVATARGSDAVFWYANTDGLGNFAAGVPVASGPNDPIWAEPADVDGDGDLDVLVSSSQDATHAWYENLDGAGSFALGGTITTGANSARAVGAVDVDGDGDLDAVGSAGSGDRLAWYENLDGDGSFGTAQSMPGSLAPQSAMAADLDQDGDLDLVAAEFGQDRLAWFENTDGDGTFAGPLVLSTAVDGAIDVRVADLDGDGDADVLGSARLGGDVVWLANESIGRRVAFGRAGERWDPKSFSEGVRLAAGDLDADGDTDGVVVRRYRDPSTNELRSTLAWYPNLDGRGGMGVEQAVATTAAQELFAHVVVVDMDLDRDLDLLATLQPSGEILWYENEDGAGTFGSVRTVSDLVPHTNRVCAADLDGDTDVDVVASSNAQTIYWYENADFAGGAWVQRIITSSAGGHWGTGGPSCADLDADGDLDVIASHYPGFGGPTELFWYENTDSEGSFGAPQPVSPGAIVSVLFGLAADYDGDGDLDVASLSITSPGRVDWHENTDGQGTFGATHPVTPGDGPTFAVTGLEAADLDADGDVDFLATRESNGAAIWFENVDGLGSFAEARVVEGGRQGRNAAFPADMDGDGDIDALTAFQLGSGADAYSELAWYEIRETESPAIRAPTIAGSQSLPTDALDIGDLDGDGDDDVLTASTLGGTLRWYGNPQGEDWSWTGETLTFTAFGPSAVRAADIDGDGDLDFLAATADDDTVVWYENIAGSRLYDTSPQVVTTVADGARTLEPADVDRDGDVDVIVGSALDDVVAWYENTDGLGSFGVRRVISGGAGSVRTVAAADLDGDGDLDVLSTSPDDDTVDWYENIDGLGGFGIRTVTTNLDEAWALAVADFDGDGDPDVAATGSTELAWYENTDGQATFGPAQSITPIAGAAGQLVATDFDVDGDLDLLVSSSASGTVSWLENTDGLGSFAPAEELTRNAGGVEAIASTDLDRDGNPDLIYAAPPLDRGIRWRPSRAGQYSMATTNVAPATAGDAEVIELLTLDFQHEGEAGDPDLEVASIALRLERAPRTSVDVEPTPALTVAEASALIDRLDVYRDDGSGAFEVGLDARVGDVVAFSLVNGVQTIALDDGAPEARLAAGAGGRFFVIATLGAAASAADPIALRIRPLADGTVAEYVGTQVALRRGPGPGALPRVVDLPEPGTGSLLVAGALLLAAFARWR